Proteins found in one Quercus robur chromosome 2, dhQueRobu3.1, whole genome shotgun sequence genomic segment:
- the LOC126709434 gene encoding uncharacterized protein LOC126709434, translating to MDSLKKKKINPFPTSTTQTTIANMCKEEQTCTNPSCFFCTMKEPEPSLRRVAIANIFKEMPFTDHQDQVLVLSGLWHVAMTHPDDPEFPSLGIFKCMANLIYKGINDRNWLLKDQNIYIPYYAAHVIGSYTMNKVEFTEIAVQQGVIPPLMELLRGKISWVEQRVAIRALGHLASYEKTFEAVAKYEEEVIKLAMKLACTCLEVVYVNFVGVKNINKRVKYHCDLLTRGIGDSEMEDRKGEEWASQLQCWCLYLLNCFACKERSLSLICKQDFLGKLCGMWGGLMNHSSPAWVGLVRILCYSKDGRKYIAESKEIIENICNLSRSSDDWQYMGIDCLLLLLNDQNTRYKVFEIIALFVIDLVELGSLGDRPNLGETITKALLLDYKQSKVKFRNQKVQKALQDVWNLKVERRKKEKLMSEEKLEEKRVLVCLIKQEANHMFWLGEIEEALAKYTEALDLCPLKSRKERMVLYSNRAQCHLLLRDPDCAISDSTRALCLATPANSHSKSLWRRSQAYDMKGLAKESLMDCIMFINGCIKSGVTKRVKIPYYAARMISKQMDATWLFTAARSKTTSSQARKVKESDGDYECNNDEQQRGEMMRVMIENKDFLSGLSTIIEEPLLVKEVNRRKVERARRRSKKAVIARSM from the exons ATGGATTCccttaagaaaaagaagatcAACCCCTTCCCTACCTCCACCACCCAAACCACTATTGCCAACATGTGTAAGGAGGAGCAGACTTGCACTAATCCATCTTGTTTCTTTTGCACGATGAAAGAGCCAGAACCATCACTCAGGAGAGTTGCGATAGCAAACATTTTCAAGGAAATGCCTTTCACAGACCACCAAGACCAAGTTTTGGTGCTTAGTGGTCTGTGGCATGTGGCTATGACTCACCCTGATGACCCAGAGTTCCCCTCCCTCGGCATTTTCAAGTGCATGGCAAACTTAATCTACAAAGGTATCAATGATAGAAATTGGCTTCTCAAAGACCAAAACATTTATATACCTTATTATGCTGCTCATGTCATTGGTTCTTACACCATGAACAAGGTTGAGTTCACAGAAATAGCAGTCCAACAAGGTGTCATACCACCACTAATGGAGCTCTTAAGAGGAAAGATCAGCTGGGTTGAGCAAAGGGTTGCGATTAGAGCACTTGGCCACCTGGCTAGCTATGAGAAAACCTTTGAAGCTGTAGCAAAGTATGAAGAAGAAGTGATCAAGCTAGCTATGAAATTAGCTTGCACTTGCCTAGAAGTGGTGTATGTTAACTTTGTTGGGGTGAAGAATATAAATAAGAGAGTGAAGTATCATTGTGATTTGCTTACTAGAGGTATTGGAGATTCAGAAATGGAGGACAGGAAAGGTGAAGAATGGGCTAGTCAACTTCAGTGTTGGTGTCTATATCTCCTAAATTGCTTTGCTTGCAAAGAGAGGTCTTTGAGTCTCATTTGTAAGCAAGACTTTTTGGGAAAACTGTGTGGCATGTGGGGTGGATTGATGAATCATTCTTCACCAGCTTGGGTTGGACTTGTTAGAATACTGTGTTATAGTAAAGATGGAAGAAAATACATAGCTGAATCCAAAGAGATTATTGAGAATATCTGTAATCTTTCAAGATCTTCAGATGATTGGCAGTACATGGGCATAGATTGTCTACTATTACTTctcaatgaccaaaataccaggTACAAAGTTTTTGAGATAATTGCTTTGTTTGTTATTGATTTGGTTGAACTTGGAAGCCTTGGAGATAGGCCAAACTTGGGTGAAACAATCACAAAAGCACTCCTTTTAGATTACAAACAAAGTAAAGTTAAGTTTAGAAACCAAAAAGTCCAAAAAGCTTTGCAAGATGTCTGGAATTTGAAAGTggagaggaggaagaaagagaaactaatgagtgaagaaaaacttgaagaGAAAAGGGTTTTGGTGTGTCTGATTAAACAAGAAGCAAACCATATGTTTTGGTTAGGTGAAATAGAAGAAGCTTTAGCTAAGTACACTGAAGCATTAGACCTATGCCCATTAAAGTCAAGGAAAGAAAGAATGGTGCTATATAGTAATAGAGCTCAGTGTCATTTGCTACTTAGAGATCCAGATTGTGCTATTAGTGACTCAACTCGTGCTCTTTGCTTAGCCACTCCAGCCAATTCTCATAGTAAAAGTCTTTGGAGAAGATCACAAGCTTATGACATGAAAGGGTTAGCCAAAGAGAGCTTGATGGATTGCATAATGTTCATCAATGGTTGCATTAAGTCTGGCGTGACCAAGCGCGTGAAGATCCCATACTATGCCGCGCGTATGATCAGTAAACAGATGGATGCCACGTGGCTATTCACCGCTGCCCGGTCAAAGACAACAAGCAGTCAAGCTAGAAAAGTCAAAGAATCTGACGGTGACTATGAGTGCAACAATGACGAGCAACAGCGTGGTGAAATGATGAGGGTGATGATAGAGAACAAGGATTTCCTATCTG GTTTGTCCACCATTATTGAGGAGCCTCTGCTCGTAAAAGAAGTGAATAGGAGAAAAGTGGAAAGGGCAAGAAGGAGATCAAAGAAAGCTGTTATAGCTCGGTCCATGTAG